The Paenibacillus uliginis N3/975 genome has a window encoding:
- a CDS encoding DUF4367 domain-containing protein, whose translation MDRKQQEDQFLNDMDDYLNRDKHSNSIASDEYKEMLRLGKKLANQDFSQHSDKEAVLRQSLRRMEPNKGGYNMRKSNKIKKFTLIATSISILFFGTITLVQPSFAETIVNRIIQTFSAGQLRGTQSESPEMIAVPEELKGKLYDKNGHIIEVLTNNQHEMYTADGEKIAGISEDNEIITESEKAKLNREDDQYFVVTDSGELNKYAGFDVILPSYLPEGYTFDQAKFITDEQGNVIDQYLFISFTNQHSGKSFTISQMLGIKENAYEIGTFEEMEQVQVNGIDAILTGDRNLDWEYNHVFYGIHGKEAISTSEIIKIAESIR comes from the coding sequence ATGGATAGAAAACAGCAGGAAGATCAATTTCTTAACGATATGGATGACTACTTAAATAGAGATAAGCATTCTAATTCAATCGCCTCTGACGAATATAAAGAAATGTTGAGGTTAGGCAAAAAGTTGGCTAATCAAGACTTCAGTCAGCATAGTGACAAAGAAGCAGTGCTCAGGCAATCCTTAAGAAGGATGGAACCCAATAAAGGCGGGTATAACATGAGAAAAAGTAATAAAATAAAAAAATTCACTTTAATCGCCACTTCAATCAGTATTCTTTTCTTTGGTACAATTACTCTGGTACAGCCCTCATTCGCTGAAACGATCGTGAACAGGATTATCCAGACCTTTTCGGCGGGGCAATTGCGAGGGACACAAAGCGAAAGCCCTGAGATGATAGCTGTTCCCGAAGAGTTAAAAGGCAAACTATATGATAAGAATGGCCATATTATCGAAGTCCTTACAAATAATCAACATGAGATGTATACAGCAGACGGGGAGAAAATCGCAGGAATTTCAGAAGATAATGAAATCATAACTGAATCCGAAAAGGCAAAGCTGAATCGTGAAGATGATCAATACTTTGTTGTTACGGATTCGGGCGAACTAAATAAGTATGCTGGCTTTGATGTTATTCTGCCTAGTTACTTACCTGAAGGATATACATTTGATCAAGCAAAATTTATCACAGATGAACAAGGAAACGTTATTGATCAATATCTCTTCATTTCGTTTACGAATCAGCATTCAGGAAAATCATTTACTATAAGTCAAATGTTAGGGATAAAAGAAAATGCCTATGAAATTGGAACATTCGAGGAGATGGAACAAGTACAGGTTAATGGAATCGATGCGATTTTAACGGGTGACAGAAATCTGGACTGGGAATATAACCATGTTTTTTACGGAATACACGGAAAAGAAGCCATTTCAACTAGTGAGATCATAAAAATTGCGGAATCCATTCGCTAA
- a CDS encoding sigma-70 family RNA polymerase sigma factor, with product MKQHALVYPFQENEKTEAVCKEQELELTAIFESYYKRVYNYIYYRIHCHHTSEDLTSQVFNKIMLRLDTYSKEKSPFEVWLFAIVRNVVNDHFRSLKKQKLFSLDAIKSLVSKEKNPEQLIEITDTNNKLAKALLVLSMRERNLVALKFGADLKNKDIAEIMGISESNVGVILYRTMKKLKKEMEEE from the coding sequence GTGAAACAGCACGCCTTAGTCTATCCATTTCAGGAAAATGAAAAAACCGAAGCTGTATGCAAAGAGCAGGAACTGGAACTTACGGCTATATTCGAGAGCTATTACAAAAGGGTCTACAACTATATTTATTATCGAATACATTGCCATCACACATCCGAAGATTTGACCAGTCAGGTTTTTAATAAAATTATGTTAAGACTCGATACTTACTCGAAGGAGAAATCCCCTTTTGAAGTATGGTTGTTTGCTATTGTTCGAAATGTGGTAAACGACCATTTTAGAAGCTTGAAAAAACAAAAGCTTTTTTCCCTAGATGCCATTAAATCATTGGTATCGAAAGAAAAAAATCCCGAACAGCTCATTGAAATTACGGATACGAATAACAAGCTGGCAAAAGCTCTACTCGTGTTGAGTATGAGGGAACGGAATTTGGTTGCCCTGAAGTTCGGAGCAGATTTAAAAAATAAAGATATTGCCGAAATTATGGGCATAAGTGAAAGCAACGTCGGGGTGATCCTTTATCGGACGATGAAAAAGTTAAAAAAAGAGATGGAGGAGGAATGA